One part of the Micrococcus sp. 2A genome encodes these proteins:
- a CDS encoding glycosyltransferase, with amino-acid sequence MAVIREAATTTPAPLTLWVVPVADLGGVARHVLDVARVGLPGLRLAVLCPEGPLAERLREQGAAVFTGDVGPDAGLAASVRTLRTAVRTLRPAAVHTHLAYADLAAFTALGPGRARRRAGAPALLSTEHGIAPDDGLYNRAAAARVKNAAHRARLRGTDLVIAVAQSTADVLRRKWGAGAPLTVVRNGVDVSAVRAAAAGQRRAPGEGLRILSLSRLAPEKNLDRLIAALPALLDRDPGTRLTLAGSGPLEGQLRAQAEALGVADAVDLPGFVEPWGTMAEHDVLVQLSAWENLSYTLLDAAAAGLPAVATDVGGNGEILPPERLVHETTPAAIADAVMRAAADGPGEVRVGDVETMARATAEATLEVLGRRAGKGGHR; translated from the coding sequence GTGGCTGTGATCCGCGAGGCCGCGACGACCACTCCGGCCCCGCTGACGCTCTGGGTGGTGCCCGTCGCCGACCTCGGCGGCGTGGCCCGGCACGTCCTCGACGTCGCGCGCGTGGGCCTGCCCGGCCTGCGTCTGGCGGTGCTGTGCCCCGAGGGTCCGCTCGCCGAGCGGCTGCGCGAGCAGGGTGCGGCGGTGTTCACCGGGGACGTCGGTCCCGACGCCGGCCTGGCCGCCTCGGTGCGGACGCTCCGGACGGCGGTGCGCACCCTGCGCCCGGCCGCGGTCCACACGCACCTGGCCTACGCCGACCTCGCGGCATTCACCGCGCTCGGCCCGGGGCGGGCCCGGCGGCGGGCCGGTGCGCCGGCGCTGCTCAGCACCGAGCATGGGATCGCCCCGGACGATGGGCTGTACAACCGCGCCGCGGCGGCCCGGGTGAAGAACGCCGCGCACCGCGCCCGGCTGCGCGGCACGGACCTCGTGATCGCGGTGGCGCAGTCCACCGCGGACGTGCTCCGGCGCAAGTGGGGTGCGGGGGCGCCCCTCACCGTGGTGCGCAACGGGGTGGATGTGTCCGCGGTGCGGGCCGCGGCCGCGGGGCAGCGGCGCGCACCGGGGGAGGGGCTGCGGATCCTCTCCCTGTCCCGGCTGGCGCCCGAGAAGAACCTGGACCGGCTGATCGCGGCACTGCCCGCCTTGCTTGACCGGGACCCCGGGACGCGGTTGACGCTGGCCGGCTCGGGTCCCCTGGAGGGGCAGCTGCGCGCCCAGGCCGAGGCGCTCGGTGTCGCGGATGCGGTCGACCTTCCCGGCTTCGTGGAGCCGTGGGGCACCATGGCCGAGCACGACGTGCTGGTGCAGCTCTCCGCGTGGGAGAACCTCAGCTACACCCTGCTCGACGCCGCGGCCGCCGGCCTGCCCGCCGTCGCCACGGACGTGGGCGGCAACGGAGAGATCCTGCCCCCCGAGCGGCTGGTCCACGAGACCACTCCGGCGGCCATCGCCGACGCCGTCATGCGTGCCGCGGCCGACGGCCCGGGCGAGGTGCGCGTGGGCGACGTGGAGACCATGGCTCGGGCCACCGCCGAGGCGACCCTCGAGGTGCTCGGGCGCCGGGCGGGGAAGGGCGGGCACCGATGA
- a CDS encoding acyltransferase, producing MTAASPNEPGSASVAPAEKRVPGPRFRELDGLRGIAALAVVFSHFGGTHNFHYRDDPPAFHDFVWGGTGVQLFFFISGFVILMTARRASRPSDFVISRVARLYPPYWLSLAFAVVILALVQVPGYSLSPGQIFVNLTMVQRWLLVDDVVDVYWTLAVEMQFYALVLTLLILSRCRLSDRLVLWACLGWSVLSWTVVAVTSQAAAPRPAGDPTWVKLVNNITVAEYAPMFVLGMVVFLARETGRHRRAVAAAYASAVVSPFVLRDMTLGLWVLAAATLFTAVALRRRTWLLTTPPFQFYGRISYSLYIIHVIPGYLVIHALWPYVGRNMAMLVALAVVSVLAWALQRYGEEHLGRAAKRGLTRVRSIMDARTGHPRSREPAR from the coding sequence ATGACCGCGGCAAGCCCGAACGAGCCGGGATCGGCGTCGGTGGCCCCGGCCGAGAAGCGCGTCCCAGGACCCCGGTTCCGCGAGCTGGACGGTCTCCGGGGGATCGCGGCGCTCGCGGTCGTGTTCTCGCACTTCGGCGGGACGCACAATTTCCACTACCGCGACGATCCCCCGGCTTTTCATGACTTCGTCTGGGGTGGCACGGGGGTCCAGCTGTTTTTTTTTATCAGCGGTTTCGTGATCCTCATGACCGCGCGCCGTGCCTCGCGTCCCAGCGATTTCGTCATCTCCCGAGTGGCGCGGCTGTACCCGCCGTACTGGCTCTCGCTTGCATTCGCCGTCGTGATCCTCGCCCTCGTTCAGGTGCCGGGGTACTCGCTGAGTCCGGGGCAGATCTTCGTCAATCTCACGATGGTCCAACGATGGTTGCTGGTCGACGATGTGGTCGACGTCTACTGGACCCTGGCGGTCGAGATGCAGTTCTACGCACTTGTCTTGACCCTCCTCATCCTCAGCCGGTGTCGCCTGTCGGACCGTCTGGTCCTGTGGGCATGCCTGGGTTGGTCTGTGTTGTCCTGGACGGTGGTGGCTGTGACTTCACAGGCCGCGGCGCCACGCCCAGCGGGGGACCCCACGTGGGTCAAACTCGTCAACAACATCACTGTTGCCGAGTATGCGCCCATGTTCGTCCTGGGCATGGTGGTGTTCCTGGCACGGGAGACGGGTCGCCACCGACGAGCGGTGGCCGCAGCCTATGCATCGGCTGTCGTGAGCCCCTTCGTCTTGCGCGACATGACCCTTGGTCTCTGGGTGCTGGCAGCGGCGACCCTGTTCACTGCTGTGGCCCTCCGACGAAGGACGTGGCTCCTCACAACGCCGCCCTTCCAGTTCTACGGCCGGATCAGCTACTCCCTGTACATCATCCACGTCATTCCCGGTTATCTGGTCATCCATGCTCTATGGCCATACGTAGGCCGGAACATGGCCATGCTCGTGGCCTTGGCCGTGGTCTCCGTACTCGCCTGGGCCCTGCAGAGGTACGGCGAGGAGCACCTCGGCCGCGCGGCCAAGCGGGGGCTGACCCGCGTCCGCTCCATCATGGACGCGCGGACCGGACATCCCCGATCCCGGGAGCCGGCCCGATGA
- a CDS encoding glycosyltransferase family 4 protein: MNGRIWILANQGEVGGGEVMLHHLATALREIGRDVGVVAPAHPAETADRLAADGFDVVRLGGPGRLGYLRALRAWDRGRGGDDVAWCNGLLPATALAGRPRRIVHLHQVPEKPLLRVFSALARPGALAVLVPSRFAADRIRGARVLHNWVPAPTTPQTRRARGADEPATVGFLGRLSEDKGILTLLEAAALLRRTDPGAFVFRIAGESRFVAEDEAERLTTALTAAGEDVQVLGWQDTGEFLTTVGVLAVPSHAAESFGLVAAEAMAAGVPVVASDAGAVPEVVGSDHPFVVPQRDAAALADCLRAVRAVDLGAVAHSQRNRWESLFSPEAGRAAVAELLDDLSL, encoded by the coding sequence ATGAACGGACGCATCTGGATCCTGGCGAACCAGGGTGAGGTGGGCGGCGGCGAGGTGATGCTGCACCACCTCGCCACGGCCCTGCGCGAGATCGGGCGGGACGTGGGCGTCGTGGCCCCGGCGCACCCGGCCGAGACCGCCGATCGCCTGGCCGCGGACGGCTTCGACGTGGTCCGACTGGGTGGGCCCGGACGCCTGGGGTATCTGCGCGCTCTCCGCGCCTGGGACCGTGGCCGAGGCGGGGACGACGTCGCGTGGTGCAACGGGCTGCTGCCGGCGACGGCGCTGGCCGGTCGGCCGCGCCGGATCGTGCACCTGCACCAGGTGCCCGAGAAGCCGCTTCTGCGCGTGTTCTCCGCCCTGGCGCGTCCCGGTGCGCTCGCGGTCCTCGTGCCCTCCCGATTCGCGGCGGACCGCATCCGCGGGGCCCGCGTGCTCCACAACTGGGTTCCGGCCCCGACGACGCCGCAGACACGGCGGGCCCGCGGTGCCGATGAGCCGGCGACCGTGGGCTTCCTTGGCCGCCTGTCCGAGGACAAGGGCATCCTCACCCTGCTGGAGGCCGCCGCGCTGCTGCGGAGGACCGACCCGGGTGCTTTCGTGTTCCGCATCGCGGGGGAGAGCCGGTTCGTGGCGGAGGACGAGGCCGAGCGACTCACCACCGCCCTGACGGCAGCCGGTGAGGACGTCCAGGTGCTCGGCTGGCAGGACACGGGCGAGTTCCTGACCACCGTGGGCGTGCTGGCCGTGCCATCACATGCGGCGGAGTCCTTCGGCCTCGTGGCGGCCGAGGCGATGGCCGCGGGCGTTCCGGTGGTGGCCTCCGATGCGGGGGCCGTTCCCGAGGTGGTCGGCAGCGATCACCCCTTCGTTGTTCCGCAGCGGGACGCTGCCGCGCTCGCGGACTGCCTGCGGGCGGTACGAGCGGTCGATCTGGGCGCGGTGGCCCACTCCCAGCGGAACCGCTGGGAGTCGCTGTTCTCTCCCGAGGCCGGCCGTGCCGCCGTCGCCGAGCTCCTGGATGACCTGTCCCTATGA
- a CDS encoding glycosyltransferase — translation MTETPLTPEASVIVPSRGGAQRLPRLIGALAAQEDAPPFEVHVVVDGDVDGSEGVLAQLAAEHPELDLSWTVFRENRGRVAALNAGADATSGRILIRADDDLEPGPHYIRDHVAAHDDVRRGVIGLTANVLPDSAYQRVYGDAQDEAHRRHAYALPAEQQWRHWAGNVSVPRALHEELGGYDPDYRRYGWEDVDFGYRLHVAGYPVEIRPELETRHHAAAVTTYTKARRALHSGSARQIFIAKHGADALGGDRAPGGPWGAAVRAVAALSTERTIQYGSAVVERAAVVLPAPVARKLIALQVEAAAETGRTRPGRARRQF, via the coding sequence ATGACCGAGACGCCCCTGACCCCCGAGGCCAGCGTGATCGTCCCCAGCCGGGGCGGCGCCCAGCGGCTGCCGCGCCTGATCGGCGCCCTCGCCGCGCAGGAGGACGCCCCGCCGTTCGAGGTCCACGTGGTCGTGGACGGGGATGTGGACGGGTCGGAAGGGGTGCTCGCGCAGTTGGCCGCAGAGCATCCGGAGCTGGACCTGAGCTGGACCGTCTTCCGGGAGAACCGCGGACGGGTCGCCGCGCTCAACGCAGGTGCCGACGCGACGTCCGGCCGCATCCTCATCCGCGCCGACGACGATCTCGAGCCCGGGCCCCATTACATCCGGGATCACGTGGCCGCGCACGACGACGTGCGGCGCGGCGTGATCGGATTGACGGCCAATGTCCTCCCGGACTCGGCCTATCAGCGCGTCTACGGAGATGCCCAGGACGAAGCGCACCGTCGTCACGCCTACGCCCTTCCGGCAGAGCAGCAGTGGCGGCACTGGGCCGGCAACGTGTCCGTCCCCCGCGCCCTCCACGAGGAGCTCGGCGGCTACGACCCGGACTACCGCCGCTATGGCTGGGAGGACGTGGACTTCGGCTACCGCCTCCACGTCGCCGGGTATCCGGTGGAGATCCGGCCGGAGTTGGAGACCCGTCACCACGCGGCAGCGGTCACCACCTACACCAAGGCGCGCCGGGCTCTGCATTCCGGGTCCGCCCGGCAGATCTTCATCGCCAAGCACGGGGCGGACGCACTCGGCGGGGACCGCGCCCCGGGCGGGCCGTGGGGCGCCGCCGTGCGGGCGGTGGCTGCTCTGAGCACGGAGCGCACGATCCAGTACGGCTCCGCCGTCGTCGAGCGTGCCGCTGTCGTGTTGCCAGCCCCGGTCGCACGAAAACTGATCGCCTTGCAGGTCGAAGCCGCCGCGGAGACCGGACGCACCCGGCCGGGACGTGCCCGCCGACAGTTCTGA
- a CDS encoding glycosyltransferase: MIDMTRGRIAIAHDYLTQKGGAERVVLALHRLWPDAPIYTTFYDAEGTFPEFKDAHIITSPLNRVGLLRKDPRRALPLLPLASSLMHVKEPIAVVSTSGWAHGFRYDGATLVYCHTPARWVYLMDDYLGEGGRNSIKGRIARVLRPGLRRWDRAAVRRRSRYVANSTVVKERIEDVYGLDGVDLVFPPHSVSTEGPQEPIPGAERLAEDGFLLSVARLMPYKHVDVAIEAAARAGRPLVVIGKGPEEARLRAMAGEDVVFGQDLTDAQLRWAYAHATALIAASHEDFGITPLEASAWGVPTVALRAGGYLDTIVDGVNGVFVDAPTVADVTDGVRRALARVWDRAAMQAHAVRFSEDEFARQIRALVTELPVDPAAK; the protein is encoded by the coding sequence ATGATCGACATGACACGCGGCCGGATCGCCATCGCCCACGACTACCTCACCCAGAAGGGCGGGGCGGAACGGGTGGTGCTCGCCCTGCATCGGCTGTGGCCGGACGCGCCCATCTACACGACGTTCTACGACGCCGAAGGCACGTTCCCCGAATTCAAGGACGCGCACATCATCACCTCACCCCTCAACCGGGTGGGGCTGCTGCGAAAGGACCCGCGGCGGGCACTGCCGCTGCTGCCCCTGGCCTCCTCACTGATGCACGTGAAGGAGCCGATCGCCGTCGTCTCGACCTCCGGCTGGGCGCATGGATTCCGTTACGACGGCGCCACGCTCGTCTACTGCCACACGCCAGCACGCTGGGTGTATCTAATGGACGACTACCTGGGCGAGGGAGGTCGGAACAGCATCAAGGGCCGGATCGCCCGCGTGCTGCGCCCGGGTCTGCGCAGGTGGGACCGCGCGGCCGTCCGGCGCCGATCGCGCTATGTGGCCAACTCCACGGTGGTGAAGGAGCGGATCGAAGACGTCTACGGGCTCGACGGCGTGGACCTGGTGTTCCCGCCGCACTCCGTGAGCACGGAGGGCCCGCAGGAGCCGATCCCCGGAGCCGAGCGGCTGGCGGAGGACGGTTTCCTGCTCTCGGTCGCGCGGCTCATGCCGTACAAGCACGTGGACGTGGCGATCGAGGCCGCGGCCCGCGCGGGGCGGCCGCTCGTGGTGATCGGCAAGGGCCCAGAGGAGGCCCGGTTGCGGGCGATGGCGGGGGAGGACGTGGTGTTCGGCCAGGACCTCACCGACGCGCAGCTGCGCTGGGCGTACGCACACGCGACAGCACTGATCGCTGCGAGCCACGAGGACTTCGGCATCACGCCGCTCGAGGCGAGCGCGTGGGGCGTGCCCACCGTGGCGCTGCGCGCCGGCGGCTACCTGGACACCATCGTGGACGGCGTCAACGGGGTGTTCGTGGACGCGCCCACCGTGGCGGACGTGACGGACGGCGTCCGGCGGGCCCTGGCAAGGGTCTGGGATCGGGCAGCGATGCAGGCGCATGCCGTGCGGTTCTCGGAGGACGAGTTCGCCCGGCAGATCCGCGCCCTGGTGACGGAATTGCCGGTGGACCCGGCCGCCAAATGA
- a CDS encoding glycosyltransferase family 4 protein has product MQIGTGYRVPGRVTATFEDMTVAQALRHAWGELAELPPSVADGRRRLQASVYRAADVCFLATSWAASSVVEDYTVPPEKIGLTGLGVNRRGEPACDKDWTHPRFLFVGNDWHRKNGDAVLQSFGELHEQRPDARLDLVGGGVPSTVHDLPGVVHHGALPMGDPQAQRRLAGLFAQATCLVVPSRLEPAGIVYAEAGSMGIPSIGTTVGGAADMIGDGGLVVDPTDLDALTQAMVRLADHAMAQEAGARARRHAEGLTWEAVGLRVAERLWRAVTDTREAPE; this is encoded by the coding sequence TTGCAGATCGGCACGGGATACCGAGTGCCGGGCCGGGTGACCGCGACCTTCGAGGACATGACGGTGGCCCAGGCACTCCGCCACGCCTGGGGTGAACTGGCAGAACTGCCCCCGTCTGTTGCGGACGGGCGGAGGCGACTTCAAGCATCGGTCTATCGAGCGGCAGACGTGTGCTTCCTGGCCACCTCTTGGGCCGCGTCCTCGGTGGTCGAGGACTACACCGTCCCCCCAGAGAAGATCGGCCTCACCGGTCTGGGAGTGAATCGACGGGGTGAACCCGCGTGCGACAAGGACTGGACCCACCCCCGCTTCCTTTTCGTCGGCAATGACTGGCATCGCAAGAACGGCGACGCCGTGCTGCAGTCCTTCGGGGAACTGCACGAGCAACGGCCCGATGCGCGCCTGGATCTGGTCGGTGGTGGTGTCCCGTCCACTGTGCACGACCTCCCCGGTGTGGTTCACCACGGTGCTCTTCCCATGGGCGATCCGCAGGCACAGCGTCGTCTGGCCGGGCTCTTCGCGCAGGCGACCTGCCTGGTGGTGCCCAGCCGTCTGGAACCGGCCGGCATTGTCTACGCAGAGGCCGGGAGCATGGGGATCCCCTCGATCGGGACGACTGTCGGCGGGGCGGCCGACATGATCGGCGACGGCGGACTCGTGGTGGACCCGACCGACCTCGACGCGCTGACGCAGGCCATGGTCCGTCTGGCCGACCATGCCATGGCGCAGGAGGCCGGCGCGAGAGCCCGCCGACACGCGGAAGGCCTCACATGGGAGGCCGTCGGCCTCAGGGTCGCGGAACGGCTCTGGAGGGCTGTCACCGACACTCGGGAAGCGCCTGAATGA
- a CDS encoding glycosyltransferase family 39 protein, with the protein MTSTTAGRRYPGVDVAIVGALVLVLLVGPSLLAARAGALWIPHNDSWAHSRIAADLAETGALHLIGFNRASMVGMMAVLGPLGSSIVAQHVFVMACGTAVLAFSYATARRVLPRPSATLATALVGLAPGFILLSTSYMTDVPMMAGIVAALYFGIRFVESGRAWHWLAALFLGAWSVTVREQGLAALAAVSLVAWLMRRDRRLIVVIGSAVALTSLVIFELWRRSLTGDDPPHVGLNVTYAVRSTVMAVMSLLFVCAPALALAARRPHGPLGWASSGAAAAVGLGLLAVLGPGMLLGNYLAPEGAYIGMLHGTRSTVPSPLVWAAALVSIVGLVCLATRLSWTPGARLPRPSRWTVVPAVLTAFLGLYGAGTFLQTLSGQAMFERYFFPLIAPVAILALMGIRLNATRSFLAAAAGAILLLVTSLITAHTWASTGAVWRTAEELVSRGVDAQDVDAGFAWVGYHSDSSVGESEARPEVVGSWAGQFADSRQCVIVSQGTPAVENGHVEVLEYPKYIIGGTDQVVIQALPECR; encoded by the coding sequence ATGACCTCGACGACCGCCGGGCGCCGATACCCGGGAGTCGACGTCGCGATCGTCGGCGCCCTCGTGCTCGTCCTGCTCGTGGGCCCGTCTCTGCTGGCCGCCCGCGCCGGCGCACTGTGGATCCCCCACAACGACTCATGGGCACATTCCCGCATCGCTGCGGACCTCGCTGAGACCGGCGCACTCCATCTGATCGGATTCAACCGAGCCTCCATGGTCGGCATGATGGCTGTCCTGGGCCCCCTCGGCTCGAGCATCGTCGCGCAACACGTCTTCGTGATGGCTTGCGGGACTGCCGTGCTGGCTTTCTCATACGCGACAGCCCGACGAGTCCTGCCACGACCGTCGGCCACACTCGCGACAGCACTGGTCGGCCTTGCCCCGGGGTTCATCCTTCTCTCCACGTCCTACATGACCGACGTGCCGATGATGGCGGGCATTGTGGCAGCCCTGTACTTCGGCATCCGTTTCGTCGAATCCGGCCGGGCCTGGCACTGGCTGGCCGCGTTGTTTTTGGGCGCGTGGAGCGTCACGGTGCGGGAGCAGGGACTCGCAGCCCTCGCCGCCGTCTCCCTGGTGGCATGGCTGATGCGCCGCGATCGTCGACTCATTGTGGTGATCGGCAGCGCGGTCGCTTTGACTTCCCTGGTCATATTCGAACTGTGGCGCCGTTCCCTTACGGGGGACGATCCACCCCATGTGGGACTGAACGTCACCTACGCCGTTCGCTCCACTGTGATGGCCGTGATGTCCTTGCTATTCGTGTGCGCCCCCGCCCTGGCGCTGGCGGCGAGGCGTCCGCACGGACCCCTGGGATGGGCCTCATCCGGGGCCGCTGCCGCGGTCGGCCTGGGACTACTGGCCGTTCTCGGGCCCGGAATGCTGCTTGGCAACTACCTAGCACCCGAGGGCGCCTATATTGGCATGCTGCATGGGACCAGGTCGACGGTCCCGTCCCCCCTGGTGTGGGCTGCCGCCCTCGTGTCCATTGTCGGACTCGTGTGCCTGGCCACGCGTTTGTCCTGGACCCCCGGCGCGCGCCTACCCAGGCCCTCCCGTTGGACGGTCGTCCCCGCCGTGCTCACAGCGTTCCTAGGGCTGTACGGGGCAGGCACCTTTCTGCAGACCCTCTCCGGGCAGGCCATGTTCGAGCGGTACTTCTTCCCGCTCATCGCCCCCGTCGCCATCCTCGCGCTCATGGGGATCCGGTTGAACGCCACCAGGTCGTTCCTCGCGGCCGCTGCTGGTGCGATCCTGTTGCTGGTGACCTCCCTGATCACCGCACACACCTGGGCCAGCACGGGCGCAGTCTGGCGCACAGCTGAGGAACTGGTGTCCCGCGGAGTGGACGCACAGGATGTAGACGCCGGCTTCGCGTGGGTCGGCTACCACTCGGACAGCTCCGTGGGGGAGAGCGAGGCACGCCCGGAAGTCGTCGGGTCCTGGGCCGGCCAGTTCGCCGACTCGCGTCAGTGTGTCATCGTCTCCCAAGGCACCCCCGCCGTCGAGAACGGTCATGTGGAGGTACTTGAATACCCGAAGTACATCATCGGCGGCACAGACCAGGTCGTCATTCAGGCGCTTCCCGAGTGTCGGTGA
- the rfbA gene encoding glucose-1-phosphate thymidylyltransferase RfbA: protein MKGIILAGGTGSRLHPITHGISKQLVPVYDKPMIYYPLSTLILAGISDILIITTPHDAAQFQRLLGDGSQFGVSLSYVQQPSPDGLAQAFILGEEHIGDDHVALVLGDNIFYGPGMGQQLRRHSAVDGATVFGYWVADPTAYGVVEFDGEGKAVSLEEKPAQPKSNYAVPGLYFYDNDVVEIARGLKPSARGELEITDVNRTYLERGRLNVEVLPRGTAWLDTGTFKDLNDASNFIRTVESRQGLKVGAPEEVAWRMGLLSDDELRGRAEPLVKSGYGAYLLDLLETGR, encoded by the coding sequence ATGAAGGGCATCATCCTCGCCGGGGGAACCGGCTCCCGCCTGCACCCGATCACCCACGGCATCTCCAAGCAGCTCGTGCCCGTCTATGACAAGCCGATGATCTACTACCCGCTGTCCACGCTCATCTTGGCAGGCATCAGCGACATCCTGATCATCACCACCCCGCACGACGCCGCACAGTTCCAGCGCCTGCTTGGGGACGGCTCGCAGTTCGGGGTCTCGCTCAGCTACGTGCAGCAGCCCTCCCCCGACGGCCTGGCCCAAGCGTTCATCCTCGGCGAGGAGCACATCGGCGACGACCACGTGGCCCTCGTGCTCGGGGACAACATCTTCTATGGCCCGGGCATGGGCCAGCAGCTGCGTCGCCACAGCGCAGTGGACGGTGCCACGGTGTTCGGCTATTGGGTGGCGGACCCCACGGCCTACGGCGTGGTGGAGTTCGACGGCGAGGGCAAGGCCGTCTCCCTTGAGGAGAAGCCCGCGCAGCCGAAGTCGAACTACGCCGTGCCAGGCCTGTACTTCTACGACAACGATGTTGTGGAGATCGCCCGGGGTCTGAAGCCCTCGGCCCGCGGTGAGCTGGAGATCACGGACGTGAACCGCACCTACCTGGAGCGAGGGCGGCTCAACGTGGAGGTCCTGCCCCGCGGCACCGCCTGGCTGGACACCGGCACGTTCAAGGACCTGAACGACGCCTCGAACTTCATCCGCACCGTCGAGTCCCGCCAGGGGCTGAAGGTCGGTGCGCCGGAGGAGGTCGCCTGGCGGATGGGCCTGCTCTCGGACGATGAGCTGCGCGGACGCGCCGAGCCGCTCGTGAAGTCGGGGTACGGGGCGTACCTGTTGGACCTGTTGGAGACTGGTCGATGA
- a CDS encoding acyltransferase, with protein sequence MLAPERLTVGHGCFVNREVLLDDGSIELGPGVYIGHRAMILTATHEVASPDRRAGQPVHRDVRIGMGTWIGAGAVVLPGVTIGPGCVVAAGAVVVRHCEPNGLYAGVPARRVKEIG encoded by the coding sequence GTGCTCGCCCCGGAGCGTCTCACCGTGGGCCACGGCTGCTTCGTCAACCGCGAGGTCCTCCTCGACGACGGCTCGATCGAACTCGGTCCGGGCGTTTACATCGGCCATCGGGCGATGATCCTGACCGCCACCCACGAGGTCGCCAGCCCCGACCGCCGGGCGGGACAGCCCGTGCATCGGGACGTCCGCATCGGTATGGGGACCTGGATCGGCGCCGGCGCCGTCGTGCTGCCCGGAGTGACGATCGGGCCCGGATGCGTCGTGGCGGCCGGTGCCGTTGTCGTCCGCCACTGCGAACCCAACGGGCTCTATGCGGGTGTTCCCGCCCGACGAGTGAAGGAGATCGGATGA
- a CDS encoding alpha-1,2-fucosyltransferase, with product MNGGNFLFLWATAWARHRATGSPWLVRRKPKMAPWLEEFPALQTLTVDEADVSFWQPRTVEWGQQAYLDWFYRDLVEFAAGHLLSSKRFRRRLDRMDREAVVVNVRRGDYYSDPVHRANYGFDIPGYVRAAVSRVPEADLERIVLVSDDVEWCRRNLGFLADHASVHTIPGAHDMFDDLAQIAGGRHLILANSTFSYWGGYISSALPPQVRARSVQAPLHFTRLYARGESPLLLPQWRAIPDDEFDPADD from the coding sequence ATGAACGGCGGCAACTTCCTGTTCCTCTGGGCCACCGCCTGGGCCCGTCACCGGGCGACCGGCAGTCCCTGGCTGGTGCGTCGTAAGCCGAAGATGGCGCCGTGGCTGGAGGAGTTCCCCGCGCTCCAGACCCTCACCGTGGACGAGGCCGACGTCAGCTTCTGGCAGCCCCGGACCGTCGAATGGGGCCAGCAGGCCTACCTGGACTGGTTCTACCGGGACCTCGTGGAGTTCGCCGCCGGCCATCTGCTGAGCTCGAAGCGCTTCCGGCGCCGCCTGGACCGGATGGACCGCGAGGCCGTCGTCGTGAACGTGCGCCGGGGTGACTACTACTCCGATCCGGTGCACCGGGCCAACTACGGGTTCGACATCCCCGGCTACGTCCGCGCCGCCGTCTCCCGCGTTCCCGAGGCAGACCTCGAGCGGATCGTCCTGGTCTCGGACGACGTCGAATGGTGTCGCCGGAACCTCGGCTTCCTGGCCGACCACGCCTCCGTGCACACCATCCCCGGGGCGCACGACATGTTCGACGACCTGGCGCAGATCGCCGGGGGTCGTCACCTGATCCTGGCGAACTCCACGTTCTCCTACTGGGGCGGCTACATCTCGAGCGCGCTGCCGCCGCAGGTGCGCGCCCGGTCGGTCCAGGCTCCGCTGCACTTCACCCGACTCTACGCCCGCGGTGAATCGCCCCTGCTGCTGCCTCAGTGGCGGGCGATCCCGGACGACGAGTTCGACCCCGCCGATGACTGA